One Thermodesulfobacteriota bacterium DNA window includes the following coding sequences:
- a CDS encoding phenylacetate--CoA ligase family protein yields MKADLYWNPYIETLPREKLRLLQFKKFKRILRWAYENSPFYKRYYDSLGFHPEDVKTFDDIKKVPKIEKDMLREVQTREPFPYGDILAVPLEEVVAFRQTSGTTGVPVYQGDTWQDWEWQAECWSYILYAQTYRPKDRVFFPFGYNVFTAFWNAHYAAEKIGCEVIPGGVLNTEARILKMKELKCNAFLATPTYVLGMGETALKMGIDPKKDLHIEKITCAGEPGASIPSTRKRIEEVWGARVFDHIGATEIGAWSFECTHSPLMLHVNEAFFLVEIEDMETGEIIEEPNRQGKMVVTTFDRIAKPCIRFDSKDVIKWADHVCECGRTFRLIDGGVIGRADDITKVKGVLLAPTAIEEVVRSFKELSDEYEVIVTKKGDIDDITLKIEIRPGYESKEKEILQRLQNELRLKTNIGYNIEVHPFGSLPRYDVKAKRFKDLRKQK; encoded by the coding sequence ATGAAGGCAGATCTTTACTGGAACCCTTACATTGAGACCCTTCCTAGGGAGAAACTCAGACTCTTACAGTTTAAAAAGTTTAAAAGGATACTCAGATGGGCGTATGAAAATTCACCCTTCTATAAAAGATACTATGATTCTTTGGGGTTTCATCCGGAAGATGTAAAGACGTTTGACGACATAAAGAAGGTGCCAAAGATAGAGAAAGATATGCTCAGGGAGGTACAGACACGGGAGCCATTCCCTTACGGGGACATTCTGGCGGTCCCTTTGGAAGAGGTTGTTGCCTTTAGGCAAACGAGCGGTACAACGGGAGTTCCGGTCTACCAGGGCGATACTTGGCAGGACTGGGAATGGCAGGCTGAGTGTTGGTCTTACATTCTTTACGCCCAGACCTATAGACCCAAAGACAGGGTTTTCTTTCCCTTCGGATACAACGTCTTTACAGCTTTCTGGAATGCTCATTACGCGGCAGAAAAGATAGGGTGTGAGGTGATCCCCGGTGGGGTTCTAAACACGGAGGCACGGATCTTAAAAATGAAGGAACTTAAATGTAACGCCTTTCTCGCCACTCCCACTTACGTTTTAGGGATGGGAGAAACAGCCCTAAAGATGGGTATAGATCCCAAAAAAGACCTCCACATCGAAAAGATAACATGCGCCGGTGAGCCTGGTGCGAGTATTCCATCGACTAGAAAAAGGATAGAAGAGGTATGGGGTGCAAGAGTATTCGATCACATAGGTGCGACAGAGATAGGGGCATGGAGCTTTGAGTGTACCCATTCTCCCCTTATGCTCCATGTAAACGAGGCATTTTTCCTAGTGGAGATAGAGGACATGGAGACAGGGGAAATAATAGAAGAACCGAATAGGCAAGGCAAGATGGTCGTAACCACGTTCGACAGAATTGCAAAACCTTGCATTAGATTCGATTCAAAAGATGTGATTAAATGGGCCGATCACGTATGCGAATGCGGCAGAACCTTTAGGCTCATAGATGGAGGGGTTATAGGTAGGGCAGATGATATAACGAAGGTAAAAGGAGTTTTACTTGCTCCCACGGCCATAGAAGAGGTGGTGAGGTCTTTCAAAGAACTTTCAGACGAATACGAAGTAATTGTCACGAAAAAGGGAGACATAGACGACATAACGCTAAAGATAGAGATAAGACCCGGTTATGAGTCTAAGGAAAAAGAGATTCTCCAAAGACTCCAAAACGAGCTGAGACTCAAAACAAACATAGGGTACAACATTGAAGTC
- a CDS encoding IclR family transcriptional regulator: MYRAPLVRKVFDVLEVLLEDNNDLRLSYLAKKTGLNRGTLYGILLALEDKGYIRKDKERKTYHISARLVDLAKKILRKSNLSGIARPFLERLSKKFDETVFLGVRNGDYIEILDAVEPLKPYKISSPPGTKLPLTAGATGKVVLSFSTDEEVRAIIRKKGLKKYTERSVSDETEFLEEVRRARMLGYSMEVEEYMRGVWACAAPIFSERRSLGVIWIVGFTSFFREEMKEEIIKEVKRTAELIALAYETFWRKEGNDHG, encoded by the coding sequence ATGTATCGCGCTCCTCTCGTCAGAAAAGTCTTTGACGTTCTTGAAGTCCTGTTAGAGGACAATAATGATTTGAGACTCAGTTACCTTGCGAAAAAGACAGGCTTAAATAGGGGAACACTCTACGGCATTCTTTTAGCCCTCGAAGACAAAGGGTATATAAGAAAGGATAAAGAGAGGAAAACCTACCACATATCTGCGCGTCTTGTTGATCTTGCAAAGAAAATCTTACGAAAATCGAATCTTTCTGGCATTGCTCGTCCTTTTCTAGAGAGATTGTCTAAGAAATTTGATGAAACGGTGTTTTTGGGTGTGAGAAACGGAGATTATATTGAGATACTTGATGCAGTTGAGCCTTTAAAACCTTATAAAATAAGCTCCCCTCCTGGGACAAAACTTCCGCTTACGGCGGGTGCTACAGGAAAGGTAGTTCTGTCCTTCTCCACTGATGAGGAAGTAAGAGCCATAATAAGGAAGAAAGGCCTCAAAAAGTACACAGAGAGGAGTGTATCTGATGAAACTGAATTTTTGGAGGAGGTTCGCAGGGCAAGAATGCTTGGTTATTCGATGGAGGTTGAAGAATACATGAGAGGTGTGTGGGCATGCGCTGCTCCCATTTTTTCGGAAAGAAGGTCTCTTGGTGTCATATGGATAGTGGGATTTACAAGCTTTTTCAGAGAGGAGATGAAAGAGGAGATTATAAAGGAGGTAAAAAGGACGGCTGAGCTAATTGCTCTCGCTTATGAGACCTTTTGGAGAAAGGAGGGGAACGATCATGGATGA
- a CDS encoding 4Fe-4S dicluster domain-containing protein produces the protein MIVNGRIPRVYVFEPSSDEKRKHVASIHAGKKSERKDLSEIKSQLREVRLRNRELLDKNVERFKEVLTENSFFKLHFAQDAKTFLGLLRKSTDKTKVVSLNKSNVLINEVRPFLRRYGYRSFVRYFSEFNDFTPEKKFFTDYWMLPGLHEKNLIETFGLKSIIDLSIPKNGKDYVTVLGVNAASAKTGNLYFLQHMSNITKDLEEAKTIFVLVPLEKIVEYDGDAKLHVQSMGIFGLESVILDLKPKREEVFEFERIPFSDGKKEVHIVIFDNGRKRLLSTAYSDLLLCIDCRACARQCPVGQHIKSVKELVYSPKNLLFLYLIGRRKPFEFCLHCGRCEVECPVGIPIPELLWKSQIDYSQKKGRSIFKVMFDNPELFAKVGTLLSPVSNWLLEIPIVRTLISIIPGIHAKAKLPKFSRTTFREWYEERKKRG, from the coding sequence ATGATAGTTAACGGACGGATCCCAAGGGTTTACGTTTTTGAGCCTTCATCCGATGAGAAAAGAAAGCATGTGGCTTCCATCCATGCGGGGAAAAAATCCGAACGTAAAGACCTCTCAGAGATAAAGAGTCAATTAAGGGAAGTAAGGCTAAGAAACAGAGAGCTTCTCGACAAAAATGTAGAGAGGTTTAAAGAGGTTTTAACCGAAAACTCTTTTTTTAAACTCCATTTTGCGCAAGATGCTAAGACGTTTCTCGGACTACTACGGAAGAGTACAGATAAAACAAAAGTAGTCTCATTAAACAAATCGAATGTTCTCATAAACGAGGTAAGACCATTCCTTAGGCGCTACGGATATAGATCATTTGTGAGGTATTTTTCAGAGTTCAACGATTTTACCCCCGAAAAAAAATTTTTCACGGATTATTGGATGCTTCCAGGTCTTCACGAAAAAAATCTAATTGAAACGTTTGGGCTTAAATCCATAATAGATCTCTCCATACCAAAAAACGGAAAAGACTATGTTACGGTTTTAGGCGTAAATGCCGCATCGGCTAAAACAGGAAATCTCTATTTTCTTCAGCACATGTCGAATATCACCAAGGATTTGGAAGAGGCAAAGACCATCTTTGTCCTCGTTCCATTGGAAAAGATAGTGGAGTATGACGGTGATGCGAAATTGCACGTGCAATCGATGGGAATATTTGGGCTCGAATCTGTTATCCTCGATCTAAAACCCAAACGCGAAGAGGTCTTCGAGTTTGAGCGTATTCCTTTCTCGGATGGTAAGAAGGAAGTCCACATTGTTATTTTCGATAATGGGAGAAAAAGGCTCCTATCCACAGCTTATTCTGATCTTCTCCTCTGTATCGATTGTAGAGCTTGCGCAAGACAATGTCCGGTAGGACAGCATATAAAAAGTGTAAAAGAGTTAGTTTATAGCCCAAAAAATCTTCTCTTCCTTTACCTCATTGGAAGGCGTAAACCTTTCGAATTCTGTCTCCATTGCGGAAGATGTGAGGTTGAATGTCCGGTCGGCATTCCAATCCCTGAGTTACTCTGGAAGTCACAGATAGACTACTCACAGAAAAAAGGAAGATCAATATTCAAGGTCATGTTCGACAATCCTGAGCTTTTCGCGAAGGTCGGAACTTTACTTTCTCCAGTTTCGAACTGGCTGCTAGAAATCCCGATCGTTCGAACGTTGATAAGCATAATTCCTGGGATTCACGCAAAGGCAAAATTGCCCAAATTTTCGAGGACCACATTTAGAGAGTGGTACGAGGAAAGGAAGAAACGTGGATAA
- a CDS encoding heterodisulfide reductase-related iron-sulfur binding cluster, whose translation MDKVVYFTGCFSNYYDPEIAKSFVTVMEINEIEVLVPEQVCCGMPIMANANYKGAKRNFEKIVRSLFKASEGKYPIVTTCPSCNMMLKKEGKTFFPSAEANYVSSMIYDSSEFVMNLDLKRKLNRFFGRLELKVLYHNPCHLKVQNIDATIYVLKLIPGIEVIGINRDCCGLGGSFGMKRKNYPISYAIGTKIWRMVEELKPDAVVTECGGCGLQISSKRPVKIYHPMVLLNMAYSAASHEAA comes from the coding sequence GTGGATAAAGTCGTTTATTTTACAGGGTGTTTCTCAAACTATTACGATCCGGAAATAGCAAAATCGTTCGTTACTGTCATGGAAATAAACGAAATAGAGGTCCTTGTCCCTGAGCAGGTATGTTGTGGAATGCCGATTATGGCAAACGCAAATTACAAGGGAGCAAAAAGGAACTTTGAGAAAATCGTGAGGTCTCTATTTAAAGCTTCTGAGGGAAAATACCCCATAGTTACGACATGTCCAAGTTGTAACATGATGCTAAAAAAGGAAGGAAAGACTTTTTTCCCATCCGCCGAGGCGAATTATGTATCGAGTATGATATACGATTCTTCCGAGTTCGTTATGAACTTAGACTTAAAAAGGAAACTCAATAGGTTTTTTGGAAGGCTTGAACTAAAGGTTCTTTATCACAATCCGTGCCACCTCAAAGTACAAAATATAGATGCCACCATATACGTTCTGAAGCTCATTCCCGGAATCGAAGTCATAGGCATAAATAGGGATTGCTGCGGTCTTGGAGGTTCTTTCGGTATGAAAAGGAAAAACTATCCCATCTCTTATGCTATCGGAACAAAAATCTGGAGAATGGTTGAAGAACTAAAACCAGATGCCGTTGTCACTGAGTGCGGTGGTTGCGGACTTCAGATAAGTTCAAAAAGACCAGTAAAGATCTACCATCCGATGGTGCTTCTCAACATGGCATACTCGGCTGCCTCGCATGAGGCTGCATGA
- a CDS encoding IBR domain-containing protein — protein MFKDTSTAETLKSTRTYGQVRCPNPTCLDRLVPKPGDKTIKCPKCGTEWRVVWLKPDLPRIRGPVWETNIEIAKKKLEEIEKKGG, from the coding sequence ATGTTCAAGGATACATCTACCGCTGAGACATTGAAGTCCACAAGGACTTACGGTCAGGTGAGATGTCCAAACCCCACTTGCCTTGACAGGCTTGTCCCTAAACCGGGAGATAAGACGATAAAATGTCCAAAATGTGGGACCGAGTGGAGGGTTGTGTGGCTAAAGCCAGATCTTCCAAGGATCCGCGGCCCGGTTTGGGAGACAAATATTGAGATTGCAAAAAAGAAGTTAGAAGAAATTGAGAAAAAAGGAGGCTAA
- a CDS encoding aldehyde ferredoxin oxidoreductase family protein has product MALSRRIAYIDLSTGKIETKPIPIEMRRKFLGGRGLDAYLLYNHCEKGIDPFSPENPLIVSAGLLVGTLASATSRTHVMAKSPLTGMLGSCNMGGFFAPELRWAGFDHLVIKGKADKPVYIWIHNGEIEIRDAKNLWGKSVTEAQWAVREELGDPDVKCLVCGPAGEKLVRFANVMTGIKNAGGRTGMGAVMGSKNLKLIAVRGTMDIKIAYPKEALEFNKRFIEQITTAKVNQTMGILGTPFIWGATNSWGGVRVNNFQYNQLLYADDVEPERFHEIANETFGKYHMAGCFACQVHCRARYRIPDGPYKGCYDEGPEYTTQGAFASEVGCTSALTVLTGNYLCNQYGVDWLELGSLIAWAMELYEKGILTIRDTGGIDLRFGNDEAVIEMIKHVCERDTWLGDVLAEGGLKAAEIIGRDSIKYLIHVKGMQNLHSDERPTPALALNIATASRGSDHLRSRPAIDLYHLPEPVLRKIYSNPVPYDGPLSSDFRSYEGKAWQVFWQEQCFMAVDSLGICKYHTTFLGATLPNFEDWTKVIYYNTGLEFTPQELWTIAERCNNMERLFNIREGLTPDDPFKGDILVDRYFTEPTKRGAPDVIGTCIDREKFLKMREEFYRYHGWDEKTGAPTEETLIRLGIDNEPSHLL; this is encoded by the coding sequence ATGGCACTGAGCAGAAGAATCGCTTACATCGATCTTTCAACCGGTAAGATTGAAACAAAACCAATACCTATCGAAATGAGACGTAAATTCTTGGGTGGGAGGGGATTAGACGCCTATTTACTCTACAACCACTGTGAAAAAGGCATAGATCCATTCTCCCCGGAGAATCCCTTGATTGTAAGTGCGGGATTACTTGTTGGAACGCTTGCCTCGGCCACTTCCAGGACCCATGTTATGGCAAAATCGCCTCTTACTGGGATGCTAGGAAGCTGTAACATGGGAGGGTTTTTCGCTCCGGAGTTGAGGTGGGCCGGGTTTGACCACTTGGTCATAAAGGGAAAAGCTGACAAACCCGTCTACATTTGGATACACAACGGAGAAATAGAGATAAGGGATGCAAAAAACCTTTGGGGTAAGTCAGTGACCGAAGCCCAGTGGGCAGTAAGGGAAGAGCTTGGTGATCCCGATGTTAAGTGCCTTGTGTGCGGCCCTGCTGGAGAAAAGCTCGTAAGATTCGCAAACGTTATGACAGGTATTAAAAACGCGGGTGGAAGGACAGGGATGGGGGCCGTTATGGGCTCTAAAAACTTGAAGCTCATAGCGGTCAGAGGAACGATGGATATAAAGATCGCTTATCCGAAGGAGGCCCTGGAATTCAATAAGAGATTCATCGAACAGATAACCACGGCTAAGGTAAACCAGACAATGGGAATCTTGGGCACTCCTTTTATCTGGGGTGCGACTAACTCATGGGGTGGAGTAAGGGTTAACAACTTCCAGTATAACCAGCTACTTTACGCCGACGATGTAGAACCAGAAAGGTTCCACGAGATAGCCAACGAGACCTTTGGTAAGTACCACATGGCCGGGTGTTTTGCTTGCCAAGTTCACTGTAGGGCCAGATACAGAATTCCCGATGGGCCTTACAAGGGTTGTTACGACGAGGGGCCCGAATACACAACACAGGGTGCTTTTGCAAGTGAGGTCGGTTGTACAAGCGCGCTTACCGTCCTTACAGGAAACTATCTCTGCAACCAGTACGGCGTCGATTGGCTTGAGCTTGGAAGTTTAATTGCATGGGCAATGGAACTTTACGAAAAAGGCATTCTTACCATAAGAGACACAGGTGGAATAGATCTGAGATTTGGTAATGACGAGGCCGTAATCGAAATGATAAAGCACGTTTGTGAGAGAGACACATGGTTAGGAGATGTTCTCGCAGAGGGAGGGCTAAAAGCGGCTGAAATTATAGGCAGGGATTCTATAAAATACTTGATCCACGTAAAAGGAATGCAGAATTTACATTCAGATGAGAGACCAACCCCTGCCCTTGCATTAAATATAGCGACCGCATCCAGAGGGTCTGACCATCTAAGAAGCAGACCGGCCATAGATTTATACCATTTACCTGAGCCTGTTCTTAGAAAGATATACTCTAACCCCGTCCCATACGATGGACCTCTAAGCTCCGATTTCAGATCATATGAGGGTAAAGCTTGGCAGGTATTTTGGCAGGAACAGTGTTTCATGGCTGTGGATAGTCTAGGTATCTGTAAGTACCACACCACATTTTTGGGTGCGACTCTTCCCAATTTTGAAGATTGGACAAAGGTCATCTACTACAATACTGGTCTAGAGTTTACTCCTCAGGAGCTGTGGACTATCGCCGAGAGGTGCAATAACATGGAAAGGCTCTTTAACATCAGGGAAGGGTTGACCCCTGACGATCCTTTTAAAGGAGACATTCTTGTAGATAGATACTTTACTGAACCGACTAAGAGAGGCGCTCCGGATGTAATTGGTACTTGCATAGATAGGGAGAAGTTTTTGAAAATGAGGGAAGAATTCTATAGGTATCACGGATGGGACGAAAAGACGGGTGCTCCAACTGAAGAGACTCTTATAAGACTCGGCATAGATAACGAACCATCCCATCTTCTGTAG
- a CDS encoding 4Fe-4S dicluster domain-containing protein: MHANPKALVINYEKCTGCRLCELVCSVHHHGVSNPAKSRIKVEKWEWEGLYIPMSCKQCIDAPCMNVCPVKAISRDEILSRVVVDHNLCIGCRSCVAVCPFGAMGFDPVEKKVFKCDLCDGDPKCVYFCDEKAVDYVEVSREALLRKREAAEKIAQAHRRAVELMSEI; the protein is encoded by the coding sequence ATGCACGCAAATCCTAAAGCTCTCGTTATAAACTATGAAAAATGCACAGGCTGCAGACTCTGTGAACTTGTCTGCTCCGTCCATCATCACGGGGTCTCAAACCCCGCCAAATCTAGAATCAAAGTTGAGAAATGGGAATGGGAAGGACTTTACATCCCTATGTCATGTAAGCAGTGCATAGATGCGCCTTGTATGAACGTTTGTCCTGTTAAAGCCATCTCTAGAGATGAAATCCTCTCTAGAGTCGTTGTCGATCACAATCTTTGTATAGGTTGCAGATCGTGCGTTGCTGTTTGTCCCTTCGGCGCCATGGGATTCGACCCTGTAGAAAAGAAGGTTTTTAAGTGCGATCTTTGCGACGGCGACCCTAAATGTGTCTATTTCTGCGATGAAAAGGCGGTAGATTACGTTGAAGTCTCAAGAGAAGCGCTTCTAAGAAAAAGGGAAGCGGCAGAAAAGATAGCCCAGGCCCATAGAAGAGCAGTAGAGCTCATGTCGGAGATTTAA
- a CDS encoding MoaD/ThiS family protein — protein sequence MAVKIVVHPFLNNGKELEVLTTGATVGECIKELINLHPHIEEKLFDKNKKLRGYVEILVNAKSTYPQELSYPVNDGDTINLIVFLSGG from the coding sequence ATGGCAGTAAAAATAGTCGTTCATCCATTTTTAAACAACGGAAAAGAATTAGAGGTTTTAACAACCGGAGCCACTGTTGGAGAATGTATAAAAGAGCTCATAAATCTCCACCCACACATCGAAGAAAAACTGTTCGACAAAAACAAAAAGTTAAGAGGTTATGTTGAGATCCTAGTAAACGCTAAAAGTACATACCCACAGGAACTCTCTTACCCTGTAAATGACGGGGATACAATAAACCTTATCGTATTTCTTTCTGGTGGATAA
- a CDS encoding carbon monoxide dehydrogenase subunit G, which translates to MVIEGEFRLKADIEKLFDFLLKPETILTCLPGAESVKLIGENTYECVVKQKVGPISAKLKFISRLTRVERPNHIELEGEGEDITKLGHFRQKSVVDLKDLGNGEVEITYKTDVQIVGKLAMFGDRIMRAKAKDVEKEFTKNLQEKLKALA; encoded by the coding sequence ATGGTTATAGAAGGGGAATTCAGACTAAAGGCCGACATAGAGAAGCTATTCGACTTTCTCTTAAAGCCCGAGACGATTTTAACATGCCTTCCCGGAGCCGAATCCGTAAAACTCATAGGAGAGAATACTTATGAGTGCGTCGTGAAACAAAAGGTTGGGCCTATCTCGGCAAAACTTAAGTTCATAAGCAGGCTCACGAGAGTCGAAAGACCTAATCATATAGAGCTTGAAGGCGAAGGGGAGGATATTACGAAGCTTGGGCATTTTAGACAGAAAAGTGTCGTAGACCTTAAGGATTTGGGAAATGGAGAAGTCGAGATAACTTATAAAACTGATGTGCAGATAGTTGGAAAACTCGCAATGTTCGGAGACAGAATTATGAGGGCCAAAGCGAAAGATGTGGAGAAGGAATTTACGAAGAACTTACAGGAGAAACTCAAAGCTTTGGCCTAA
- a CDS encoding molybdopterin-dependent oxidoreductase: MSHEARDIKYSVFKPGVKYSVINHKTRNIDGYAKVTGRAQYASDIKLPNMLYGKILRSPYPHAKIKKIDYSKALELPGVMAVATGQDTLGIKQGIWRRYKELCDEQILPLEKVRYIGEPVAAVCAVTEEIAEKALELIEVEYEVLPAVFTPMEAIRKDAPEIHEGVERNINVTRHIEWGDVEEAFAEAERDGYIREDWFRTSSQHHMCMETRAAVASYTPDGKLTVWCSTQAPYYMQALLAWVLGLREGDVRVIAQYVGGGFGGKFELDAAIFCSAVLSKKVCRPVKIVFTREEDFIASKRRTPMYYYIRTAMKKDGTFLAREVRVFTNGGAYTGMGATALYLTGFFCSFPYKWKAYRYDGFRVYTNTIPSTAMRGFGAPQAMFCSEQQIEWMCKDLGLDPFEVRRKNAHTECYEVPGQAYIQSCGMVQCIDKIEEWVKSKGDLGPNRAIGISAAGFMSGGIFNWFDTPYSFSSAVVVINYDGTVDLYVGAQDIGQGSNTTLAMICAETLGVKVEDVRVFSGDTGICPPDLGAWGSRQTLMAGNAVKMAAEDAKRQLLEYAYAEMGLNIVYDLDIKDRWVHVIARPERGMKYEDLVKKAIRAKDGQRIIGRGYYTPRRKGMISPAYSYMMQAVDAEVDPETGKIKIHEVMTAHDCGQPINPLGLLGQLEGAAAMALGYGYLEDQPMEEGKILNPNLVDYKVIRAADMPKTGMIEIDTYEAEGPYGAKEAGEGLTNPTAAALGNAIFHALGIQLKELPFTPERILKALKEKEKKEEK; encoded by the coding sequence ATGAGCCATGAAGCAAGAGACATAAAGTACTCTGTCTTTAAACCGGGCGTAAAATACTCGGTTATCAACCACAAGACGCGCAATATCGATGGTTACGCTAAGGTTACGGGGAGGGCCCAGTACGCATCGGATATAAAACTGCCGAATATGCTTTACGGGAAAATCCTAAGAAGCCCTTATCCCCATGCTAAAATAAAAAAGATCGACTATTCTAAGGCGCTGGAACTTCCCGGTGTCATGGCTGTTGCAACGGGTCAGGACACTTTGGGGATAAAGCAGGGTATATGGAGAAGGTATAAAGAACTTTGTGACGAACAGATCCTTCCATTGGAAAAGGTAAGGTATATTGGGGAACCAGTTGCGGCAGTTTGTGCAGTGACCGAAGAGATAGCTGAGAAGGCATTGGAGTTGATAGAAGTGGAATACGAGGTGTTACCAGCCGTTTTTACTCCCATGGAGGCTATAAGGAAAGACGCACCAGAAATCCACGAAGGTGTGGAAAGGAACATTAACGTAACTAGACATATAGAGTGGGGAGACGTGGAGGAAGCTTTTGCTGAGGCCGAAAGAGACGGTTACATAAGGGAGGACTGGTTTAGGACATCGAGTCAGCATCACATGTGTATGGAGACGAGAGCGGCTGTGGCGAGTTACACACCAGACGGAAAACTTACAGTTTGGTGTTCGACCCAAGCGCCTTATTACATGCAGGCTCTTCTTGCATGGGTTTTGGGCTTAAGGGAAGGCGATGTGAGGGTCATTGCACAGTACGTAGGTGGAGGTTTTGGTGGAAAGTTCGAGCTTGATGCCGCGATTTTCTGTAGCGCTGTACTTTCAAAGAAGGTCTGCAGACCTGTAAAGATAGTGTTTACCAGAGAGGAAGATTTTATAGCATCCAAAAGAAGGACTCCCATGTACTATTACATAAGAACAGCGATGAAAAAAGACGGAACTTTTTTGGCAAGGGAGGTCCGCGTCTTTACAAACGGTGGGGCTTATACGGGAATGGGTGCCACCGCGCTTTACTTAACAGGCTTTTTCTGCTCCTTCCCTTATAAATGGAAAGCTTATAGATACGATGGTTTTAGAGTATACACAAATACGATCCCTTCAACCGCAATGAGAGGTTTTGGTGCTCCTCAAGCCATGTTCTGTTCCGAACAACAGATTGAATGGATGTGCAAGGATTTAGGCCTCGATCCTTTTGAGGTGAGAAGGAAGAATGCGCACACCGAATGTTACGAAGTGCCAGGTCAAGCCTATATTCAAAGTTGTGGCATGGTTCAGTGTATAGACAAGATAGAAGAGTGGGTCAAATCGAAGGGAGATTTAGGTCCAAACCGGGCAATCGGGATATCGGCTGCTGGTTTCATGTCCGGAGGTATATTTAACTGGTTTGACACGCCTTACTCCTTTTCCTCCGCAGTTGTAGTTATAAACTATGACGGAACTGTGGATCTCTATGTTGGGGCTCAGGACATTGGGCAAGGTTCAAACACCACATTAGCCATGATCTGCGCCGAAACTTTGGGGGTAAAAGTGGAGGATGTGCGTGTCTTCTCAGGAGATACTGGTATTTGTCCGCCTGATTTGGGTGCGTGGGGATCCCGTCAGACACTTATGGCTGGAAACGCGGTAAAGATGGCAGCCGAAGACGCAAAGAGGCAGTTACTTGAGTACGCCTACGCAGAGATGGGCCTAAACATAGTCTATGACTTGGACATAAAGGACAGATGGGTTCACGTAATTGCTAGACCTGAAAGGGGAATGAAATACGAGGATCTCGTAAAGAAGGCCATCAGGGCAAAGGACGGACAGAGGATAATCGGTCGTGGTTACTACACGCCCAGAAGGAAAGGAATGATATCTCCTGCCTATAGTTACATGATGCAGGCTGTTGATGCTGAGGTTGATCCTGAAACTGGAAAGATAAAGATTCACGAAGTAATGACTGCCCATGACTGCGGCCAGCCTATAAATCCTTTGGGGCTTTTGGGACAGCTAGAAGGGGCTGCGGCTATGGCCTTAGGATACGGGTATCTTGAAGATCAGCCCATGGAAGAGGGAAAGATTCTGAACCCTAACCTTGTGGACTACAAAGTTATAAGGGCTGCCGATATGCCAAAGACAGGGATGATCGAAATAGATACTTACGAGGCAGAAGGCCCGTACGGGGCCAAAGAAGCTGGTGAGGGCTTGACCAACCCAACCGCTGCTGCGCTTGGAAATGCCATTTTCCACGCCCTGGGAATCCAGCTTAAAGAGCTGCCATTCACTCCGGAAAGGATCCTTAAGGCTTTGAAAGAGAAGGAAAAAAAGGAGGAAAAGTAG
- a CDS encoding (2Fe-2S)-binding protein, which translates to MEKKIVHLKVNGLEYELFINPKTLLVDAIRDHIGLTGTKKGCESGSCGACTVLVDGMAVKSCSVLAVQVEGMNITTVEGLEKNGKLSPIQEAFLDYGAFQCGFCTPGMLMSATALLKENEGRVLTEEEIREGIDGNICRCTGYNSIIRAIQAVSRGEYKEG; encoded by the coding sequence ATGGAGAAGAAAATTGTCCACTTGAAGGTGAACGGCCTTGAATACGAGCTTTTTATAAATCCAAAGACACTTCTTGTCGATGCAATAAGGGATCACATCGGTTTGACAGGAACGAAAAAAGGATGTGAAAGCGGCTCTTGTGGTGCTTGCACAGTTTTAGTGGATGGCATGGCTGTAAAATCTTGTTCCGTGCTTGCAGTTCAAGTGGAAGGCATGAATATCACGACGGTTGAAGGCTTAGAGAAGAACGGAAAGCTAAGTCCCATTCAGGAGGCTTTCCTTGACTACGGAGCATTTCAGTGCGGGTTCTGCACACCGGGAATGTTAATGTCGGCCACTGCGCTGCTTAAAGAAAACGAAGGAAGGGTGCTCACAGAGGAGGAGATTAGAGAAGGAATAGACGGAAACATATGTAGATGTACGGGATATAATAGCATTATCAGAGCTATTCAGGCAGTCTCAAGGGGAGAATACAAGGAGGGCTAA